The DNA sequence GCGTATAGTACATGTTTGTGTCACCTAGTGCACCACACCATCCATTAATTTAAGACACATATAATAAACTCGGTATTTAAGTGATGTTTAGGAATTATTATTGTCTTGTTTGGATTAGTAGTTTGTGAATTTATAtggtatttaaaataattcttaacTAGTACTCCTAACAATGATAAGTTTGTTGAGTTCGAAGGAAATAGGCCTAAAAGGTGCAATAGATGTAAAGATGCAAGCACGGACCGTGCACGAGGCCATGAAAACGCAAACCCATGCATACATGATACACCAATGACCAGCCTGTGCTTGGCCACAAGACAATCACACGGCCCATACGAACTTACAGAATGATATTGCAATTATTATGATTAGATAATTAGTCGCCATGGATACCATACTCGTGCTTGACATATATATGCTATAGTTGCATCGTACACTTGCGATTTGTAAGCTAATAAGAAGTTTATCAACATGTACTTATTATCGTCATTTATAACACGAGTGTGACTAGAATAACGCCCCTCGTGACAATTGCGAACAATGTTATATCTCGTGCTTTTTTCTTATCAGCTTTTGAGTTATGGGTTGGATCAAAACTCATGATTTTTAGGAAAAATTCCTAATGAAGTAATACCACCGTATTGGAttgttgaatttatgaataattGGAAAGAAACACAATGCTATGTACATTAAATGGACATTCGAATACCCCATGAAAATCATTAGATTTCATGTAATAGGGATACATTGTAGAAAATTAAGAGTTAAAGAATAAGACAAAATATACTATGTGCTTGGTCATAAGGTCTTTATTTACGGCTATGATatatcgattttttttaaaattatttggatTTGTAGTTGTGTCGTATGTGTATGATATAGTAATACTACAATTAATGTAAATTACTCCTACCTATATTTGAGTGCAAAGAGTGGGAGATGGCCTCCCTTGATAATCATCACATGCAAACCATACAAGTTAAGGGGTCATTAATGAATGTGTTGGTGAAGATGGTCCAAATTCGTTGTGGCTGTTGATATTGAATGTTATGGCATGGGTAGTGGGGTAATGCttacttaattatttcatttacatttatatatagatttatAGATTGAGACAAGACATGATGTTTCTTGTGTTGATGAGAGAGGCAAGCATACCAGGTTGTTTATGGAGGGAAACAACCTAAAATCATATCTTAGCCTTTGCATATTCAGCAGGTGTTCTATGTTCTCTTTTCTTTGCATGTGAATCCCACATGACTCATGACCCTCCATACCACTCAAACTAACTCATAgataaatagtaatagtagtatcaATCGCAATTGTCaaagaaatcaaattgaaaactATTTATTCCTTTAGAAATGAAGacatagaaaaagaaaatatctaaaatcgaaaaaatgaGCAGCGCCTTGCATCCAATCTCCTACGTCTCACTTGGGGATTTCAATCGAGAAAATCATCAGGTTTTGGCCAATCCCACGTGGTCCTATcataatggagtataaaattgtaAGACTAATTTGTAGGAATGTCAATTTAATCGGAAACCAAAACttactcaaataaatcataaaatggaGATTAGAGTCAAAAATAGCCCTAAAGATAAAAAGTTTGGTCGGCCAATAAAAGAATGGCCCGAGAGCGATAGGGTTGGCCCAGCATTTGAGTGAGTTGACCATaaatttttccttattttttccttttataatttgatgataaaattttgataaaatattcaaacatCACGAGTTAAGAAAGATAACAACTTATGTTTAGTGTGTGTCAAGAAGtaacatttattaataatctaaTGCAATTTCATGTTAAtgtcacttacttttttttatgtagtgCAAAGTTCAATTTGAGAACTTTATATAGttattttaacaaaacaaTCAAGAATGAATAGCAAATCAAGTTCAATAATTTCGTTTTCAAAGTAGTATTCCCTCTGTCAAACACTGAGAGGAcatatttcttaatcttaatGAGATTTTAATCATTCGCAGGGGCAGGGTAGTTGGCAACGGAGGGTCAGATCTTGCCCCAATGAGTCTAGGTTCGAATCTCACTACTATCGTGTAGTTGCTTCCATCTCTCAGGCACAAATGTGAGGCCTTGAGAGATGGGCTTCGGCAGCCAGTGCGTTAAGGCCTCCCCTTTAACGGGCTACTATATACCCTGATTGAACCCCCTTACATAATTTCAGGCTGAAGTGTGGAGGCTGTCAAGGCGACGGAGTTGCCTTTTTGCTGcaatcatgagatttaaataattgttggttaatgtgtttaaatgatgagagaaagagagttaaaatattttcattgaagaaaaagagtttctaaaaatagcaatttgttattttatttgtgtcaaaataaaaagaaaagtgtatATTTTAGCTTTGATAAGATCGGATGTAGTACAGTTTCGAACATATAACCCTCAACAACAATTTAGTGTTGACCAAATAATTGTGGAAATCTCGTCGGAAAGATGAATATATCTATCTTCCTAATTATGATTAGTAATTAAGCCTTTTTTCTATTCATAATAAGTCACTCCTTAAGGAGCGCTTTATTATAGTACTTTATCCCAGTTGtagtagaaaattaattaatgtttgcaatagaatatttgtaattatatatGCAAAGCGAATTATGAAGATCCAATCCATCACATGCATAAGATATGCTTCACCCAAAGTTGATCGAGTAATAATAGGAATGTAtacatatcaaattaaagagatTAATCTGTGAATTTAACTATCATTAACCATTTAAGTACGACCATTGGACTTTGGtagcatcaaatattcattcCATTCACAATTAGAAAAAGGATAAGAATGACCAATTgaagattaaataataatcatcACATGAATAATCAAAGGTATATGTATGCAAGGCACATGGGTAACTGGATATGGTCAATTTGAAGACCAATAATTCACACATAAATatggtttcttttttttttgttttctcataaataagaaaattaacaattatTCGAGAGCATAGTAGCACACCCTGATTGATAtatatggattttttttttccattataagaaaattcaaaattaatcaagaGCACATCCTAATAGTAATACcaaatcatatatttatatatgaaataatgTTAAACCAGTCAAATCAAAGCTAGGTGGTATGTTTAGcctatgaatttttttggttcagagagaaaagtatctctaaaattttatcccttattagaattaatacttataaattaattttaatctacTTCAATTTTTAGTTCAAAGACTTGCAAATATGCAACCCGAAAAAGAAGGTTACTTTCTGAGTATAATTGCATCTTTTAATTTAAGGGTATCAATTCAAAATGTAGATTCCAAATCTCTCGCATCACATGTCAACTCGATCAGTTAGGatattatcataataattaaatagagtTGGAAAAATCATGTTCGATATCATATCTTGTAACGACCGAATTCTTGTATTAGATTCGTGCGAACAATTATAACGAAATAAttctgaaaaatatttttttgacgATGATCAGGTTATGCatcatttcatataattttcttatcaTCTGTATATAATAGGGAGTGCAAATTATTGGTAGTTAGTTATGATATGGTAGTTAAATGATTTAAGCAACAATTACCTACTAGAGAGTTAAGATATGTTAGTATAATTATTAGATAATGAGAGATATACAAATCTAACTAGAAAGTTTTGGTGATACTTTCATTGATACCGcgtaaatattaattaataacaatTGAATGACCTGAAATTGTGATtcgatttcaattttcaactaaTGGAAccgtatttttttatagagaaaagataaattaacaacaattgtatataaaaataccctttaatttaattctattttggggataaaattttatgactaatttacccttagtaattaatattggATATTTCTAACTGTACTAGTTTAGGAAAATATCATTGATTTAGGTTTTAAACTATTTAGGGTAATATTGATTAACacactacataattaaattactatatttaattataaaataaatactagtatataatttaataacgtactgtactatttattttttaaaagaaatttatatttgatcattttatagtttagtatctagtttattttttgccattcatactattattttttcataacttGTCTaggtttttttgttaatatttcaTTCCAAATTGTAATGCAATATAAATCATCAATATAGTTACaatgaaataattcaatatatgaaaaaaattaaattaaaataataaaacaattttataatcgaaatgtcaactacatgaGAAAATACTTATAGtcataaataatgatttaatatttcttgcgctttctttttatttttgtgttatttttctttaatattttcctaagcttgttccttttttattaaatgtccaaaagcatatatatacatttttttattttaattaccttTAGCgataagtttttttatattaataaaatattaatcattatttatttcttaattaacaTGAAGGGTGTTTATACTAGATATTAAGTATACACAGGTAAAACATGTAGttgcatttataatttttagagTAATTCAATCATAAAATAGTTCGATGcgaataataatataattgttgaatgtgaatgactattattattttaatataatttttattactatataaattttatttcataattttgtaGTCAAGATGTAGAGTAGCCAAGTAAATTGACTAaatgattattattgttttaatttattttttattgttatattcatttcataattttcgaGTCAAAATGTATACTAATCAAGGAAATCGACGTgatgatatttaattagttggatGACAATATTCATTACTATTCCATTGAACAATGAAATAGTTAGTTTtgaataactataattatttatttttattacaaataaattaaataataatctttaattagttggaatactaaaaattgaaataataaattataatttagttggatgataattctaaatatttaaatacattaTTTGACGTTCTTTTAGTGACTGAAATTTAATATgtcaatttattcaattaaattttattgtattatagTGTAGCATTTAAGTGTTGAGTGTTTAAATACTTACCCCAGATTTTGTTAAAATGTATGATGAAAAATGTGATGACatctttttagttttgatcTATCTATAATTATGCAGCTTTGAGATAGAACTATTTATACTTTCCTAAATCTgtagttatttaattaacaacTTAATTTTTCACTAAATAGTTATGAAAGGGTAAATATGTGatatataaactaattaatcatTATCAATGTAATTATAGACGTAAAATGCCTAAAATGTCCAATTTTGTAcatacaatttttgttaatttatcactgCCCTTTTTTATATCAATGAAACGAcaatcttaaaatattaattcctTTAGTccaatttcacaaaaatacatattaaAAACGATTTCTATAATGAAATCATACTgactcttattttaatttggtatgAATAGAATCACAAAAGTCGACAAGTGCCAATTATCACCCTTAGCCATgctaattatatatacaaggATAAATCATGCCCATAATTTTTGGTCAGAAGTCAAAGAAATGTATGATCATGGACCAGTAAATATACATACGTCCAAATATactaagaataaataaaaaagtttcttaaacattgataattttttattgttaaaaaaatcattatttataccagtatatatttatataattagtagAATCATCAAACCTTTAAAtaccatttttcttttactttatactGTATTTGACAAAATATTTGTTCGTGGAATCATGGGTtatgcaaaattgcaaaagaTTATATAGTTTGGCAATTTAACTTTTCTCAAGTAGATTTCCACATGCTCTCTCTCCCTGGCCTAAGGGCACTCACAATGGTGGCCGATCGCGAGGGCCAAGCGATCGGTCACCCCATCGCCTCTTATCGGCTCCCATTGTGAAGAGGGAGCTGATCTCCACTCACCAAGGGCTCCACCCCATCCGatctcctatttttttttaaaatttaattcatcttTAATCCACTACATATACCTCATTCCCCGTGAATTCACATTCATCCCTCTACAATCTAAATCCCAATTTTACTTCTCTCTAGCTAAGCGAATTTTGATGAGTCCACTACTAATTCCGGgatgaaatttgtttttttaacgaaatttgttttttaatgaaatttgttttttttaaaattatgttgtctttaatttacaccaacaattaaaagtgatttatactccataaaacagTGTTGATGTGGAAATGAGATGTGCTATGAGCTAGGCTCTGGAATGGGCTGCTGACATGGCAAGAGGAAATGGAGATAGTCTCTAAGATGGGATGAGCTCCGGATTTAAGGTCATCGAGTGCCCTAGACATAGATCAGAGACAACACAGAGTTTTACTTACGAAATTgttaaaatatgagagagaagaaaaaatagttgaagtaATTAATGTTAATAGATAGCAAAAACCCACATATTAGCAGTATAATATgtagtgaattttttttgaaaatataagtCGACTAATTTTGATCGATGTACCAGAacggaaaaataaattgactAATTTGGATggtgtactatttttttcgcAAAGTCGTTTGGAGTAACAAAGTTGGGGGTGGGGGGATGCTTTGCTAATCAACTAAGTTAATTAACTAAGTGTGATGTTGTCATTATCTCCCAAAGAAAAAAACGAAagactaattaattagttgaaaacaaactgaattaattaagtacttgtattagaaaataaagaatcTTTGTGCTTCAATAAGTGAGAAAGTAGTGAACTTTTTGAAGATTATGTTgcctaataaaaaaagaagatttgAATTAGTGGGGGAAACCGcgttaattataattaaatactattgCAGAATTAATCAAGTCGGcgttgaattaattatttcgcaattaaaaaaacattactTGCAGCCAACTCAACCCGTGCCCCCTGCCGCACTTACTGTCACTTTTCTCtaccaaaataaaagaagttaGATGAAGAAAAACCGTTATactatatgcattttttattttttgtaatataaGTTTCTTTGTATAatttaatgagaaaataataaatttcaaaaaaaaaagaggctAGAAATACACTATTAAAAGCTAGATAATAATCTGACAATACGATTAAAGTGAGTAACGTAAGAAATGAATCAATGATCATCTCTCTTTTATTAGTGTATAGTGTGAACCTGAATTTcacatatgtatataattaaaaagcGGTTTTGTTAGTTTTTATTGCAAGGTTTTCATTCCAACCGCGAATtaatttcacataaaaatttcTTCATGATTTGCTTATTGCTTAATCACTCATGCATGAACCTTTTTACCGGCTAAACTTGAGGCTCCAAAACCTGAATTTTCTACATcattttacatgattttctACTTGTACCACACTCGTGagattttcactttttttttaactagTTATTGgggatattaaataaattaagcctttcaatttaatttgccGATTATAATTACTGAAAGATTAAGACTTTTTGAAGTTTTACTTTTGCAGCCGTCCAAGTCAAAATATTTCacacatgtaataattatcaTTACAATTAATACACGAGAACACAATTAAGCATAGTTTTATTTGTCGGTTAATTAATGTCACTCTGAAAAATATGCCGACGTTTAACGCCGTAGCCGTCATTATCCCTTTAATATCTCCGTTGACCTCTTCTTAGTTTGAAACTAACCCACATTTTAAATAACTTTTAGGACACTTGTCCATTATTTAAATCCGATAAAGGTGAAAAAGATtcaatattaaacaaaaacgTAAAGACATTCGAGTTGAAAAATGAGAGCGATTTAATACAAATAATGAACCACGTACATTTCACTTCACGTCCACATGGACAGAGTGCATTCTACCCGAACCCAAAAAGAATACCAGAAActcaatattataataaacatattgagtaaaaaaaaataaaatttgaagtcgaaaaataattgagattGAGATGCCTATCGCTCGCGGCCGTCACGGTCCTGGAAAGATAGCCGAAAAACCCATTTGGTGAATGCCTTCCTCCTCGAACCGCTCCTGGTCTGGTTCTGCGAAAAACCGGCCCGGGCGGTTTCCACAAACGCCTTCATGCGCTGGACCGCCCGGTTCAGCGTGTCCTCTGACATGTTGGCGAAGCAGACCCGGAACCAGCCCGGTTCGTGGCAATGGCATGATGAACCGGGCGAGATGTTCAGCCCGACCTCGTAGACGATCTTCTTCCAGAGATCGATCTCCGCTTGGAAGGTGTTGGCGGTGAGTAAGTGGCGCATGTCGACCCAGCAGAAGAGGCCGGCGTTGCTCTTGAGGCAGGAGATCCCGATGGCCTTGAGCCCCCGAACCAGCATCGCGTGCCGGTCCTTGAGGCGCTTCTGATTCTCGACGACGTAGTTCGGGGCGAACTTGTCGTCAGAGAGCATGGCGGAGAGGAGGTACTGTGTCTGCGAGGAGACGAGGCCGAAGCTGGACATTTTTGTGGCGGCGGCGACCACCATGTCGTCGTTGGAGTATATCGCCCCGACGCGGAAACCGGGGAGGCCTAGGTCCTTGGACAAGCTGTAGACAATGTGGACCCGGTCCCACACGTCGGTGTTGATGTAGTTCCGGTTTATTAGAACCTCCATGATGCTGACGAAGCTGGGGGAGTCGAAGACGGTGCCGGAGTAGATCTCGTCGGAGATGAGGTGGATGCCCTTCTGGTCGATGAAGTCGACCAGAAGGTCGAGCTCGGTTCGGGTCAGGGTTATGCCGAGCGGGTTGGACGGGTTGGTGACGAGCACGCCTTTCACTTTGAGATTGCGCTTCTGGGCGGTTTGGTAGGCTTCCTCGAGGGCCGGCCCGGTTATTCTGAACCCGTTGGAGCTAGTGCAGTGGATCGGGACGATCTCGACCCCGGTTCGCCACTTGAGGTCCCGGTCGAACCCGGGGTAGTAAGGGGTCGGGAGAAGGACCGCCTCCCCCGGGTTGGCCAGGCAAAAAATGAGAGTCTCATTGGCTGAGGTGGCGCCCGCGGTCAGCACTAGCTTGTTCGGGTTGAACTTCACCTTGTTGCCCCGGATTTCCGACATGAATTTCACCATTGCCTGAATAATTTAGATTGAACGTAAGTAAaagagtagtagtattaattattttttttattgaaaaaaagaatGCATGCTTACATTTTTGAAAGCGGGGAGGCCGTGGTAGTCTTGGAAGAGGGCGAGTTCGCGGAAGATGGACTGGCCGTCTCTTTTGAAGCTGGCGGCGTCAGGGTTGGCGGCCAGCCAAGATTCGAGGAGGTCGAAGGAGAGCTGATTCTCGGCGAGGCCCATCTGGATGATGCCGTTGGGGTTGTGGAGTTGGTCGTAGGGATTCTTCTCGTACTCCTCCCATCCGAGGAAGTAGGAAGAATCTTGGCCGTGAGAGTTGCAAGTAGCCTTCTTTGATAgcgtcatattttttttctctagaTGGATCAATCACCGATGTTGTAATGAAGATCGAGTGTTTGAAGGAGAAATGAAGTTtggttgagagagagagggagagttGTTAGTATGGAGAGTTGAGAGAAGGTTTGTCGATGGAGAGTTGGTGTAttgcatatgtatatatataggagcTTCGGCACATCAGGTGGTCCAGTATGTTTTGACTCGATTATTAGATTATGAATGAGATcaattatttctattattattattctactactacaatattatattcaattgaatttttaGACTATTATATGACTTCAATTTACAGTATCCTTAATTGATcgatactagtatattttaatgaacaattatttcaatttaaatatggatATAAAATCTAGAAATAATTATGATGGTGTGATTTTGTAGTGATAAGACTACTGTACAAAAATACACATTTGACTAATGTATTATTATCCctcatgttttatttataaaatttgagggAAAGTGAAACGGGTGATATAAAATAAGACAAAAAGGGTATTGAAAACGAAACATTTGAAAGAGAAGTAGAAAAAaggatatataattaaaaaaaataatgttgtcGACAGGGAAAATCCTAGAAGTGAAGACATAATAGCAAAAGAGAAGAAAGGCCATGTAAAAACTAGACCCGCAACCGTGGCTTGGTCCGTATCTCACCCGGCTAATTGGGCCCATCTCTTACTTTCATGTTTCCcactccctctctctcttaaaaCTGTGGatgcaattaattttgtttcatcaCCCTACTTGctctaaatatttatttgccTCTTTCCCTACCATTGGAAACGTTTCAATTATATGGATTTTTACCTACATTTGGAATAAAATCTATCACAACGAGATAACATTTTATAACTAATATGGAATGTAAAAAATATAGGACAAAATGGAAACCACCTATTTAGTAGAAGTGTCAAAATAGGGAAATATgataattgcataaaattaacaacaaaacaaTGAGTTTCCGCCCATAGAATAGAGCCACTCGATTTCATTTGAAATGTCGCAATCAGAATATAGAGGTGAGGTAAAGCATTTAAAGCCCATTTTGGGTTAAAagaaaagttaccaaaaaCATGAATGAATTAGCAAATGTCTTTTTGTaagaaccaaaaaaaatagtaatggTAAGTCACCTGATGGCCGCTGATTTGGAGGCCTATTGCCTAATTGTTGTTGATCCCAAATGTGAAtccataaaatattcaataaagTTAGAGACAGATCAACATGCCCACAAAAGCAATGTTTTATTTCCCCTTTCTGGTTAGGTAATACTTCCATCTTATTTTTATCGAATATAAAAATGCACATAACATCTTTTTCAACAGAGGATACCAAATATATACACTTTCATATGTTTGAAATCTTTTACAATTATATTCTAATAGTTAGAATAAACACCTATATCGACATTGTCTTCAGCAATTTCACCTACTAGAGTACTAGTAGTTGGAAAAAATGTGCCCatcattgaagaagaaaaaaaaagtatgcAAGAAAGCAAATATGCAACATTGGTTTTTGCTTAATTTGAAGGGAACCATAATCTTTGATAGATGATCCGGGAACCTCTTTTATGctatatttgaattcatttatttgactATAATTTGAGTTAAAGATTCGGTGATGGGTTTTTCATATTCAgaactagggatgtcaattgggtCAGTCCAGCGGATTACGTGGAACACTACTCGGGTTGTGGGTTAATCAAGTGTGTGTGGACCAGGTTGTAAATTTTAACGGATTATATATGCTCAACTCTAATCCTAAAGGTTCGGGTTTCATCTAGTCCAATGACCTAATAGAACTGCTACCGACGAAATTAACATGTCATCAATCCAATgtataataatgaaaaatagtcatattcatagatgtaaaatattaaattataataattttgatatatatgcaaaaactcaaacatgattaaatattaatatatgattttataaataaaataaaatatagatataatatataacaaaaaaatttaaaatatgttttagaaattaaaatgtttcTTATAGTAAATTTAagttttctaatttatttatcttttattatagtattaaaaaaatctaacacattatatggagtatatttttttagttatttatgtcataaaaataatcaatgaaaTGTCGAATTAGTTGTCAAGTTGATGGTACAATAGACAATATATAGTTGCATATACGTCCAACCTAGTGGGTTTCTGGTCAGCCCCACTCGGATTGCGGACTAACCGGATTGCAATTTTATCAAACTAGAAATTTTTAACCCTAACCATTAAATTTAGCGGACTATTCGAATAAGCCAACGAATTGCGGGATGCACTGACATCCCTgttcaaaacaataaaaactaaccggacatttattataatcatatttCTCTTAAATTTGCGTCGCAGGTGTACTGTGGTATTTACTTAGGAGAACACAAATATTGTATGAAACCACCAAaattataatgtaaaataataaaatttaaagcatgaCATTTATATCACTGTTGAATAGAAAATTAACGGTATATATTGCGTCAATATTAATGTCTTGAGAATCGCCACCTACCTGTGATTTTCATAAGTTACTAAAGTGATGTTGTTTAAATCCGccgttgtttttttttgtcagtACTGATGGAAAATTGGATACTGAACCTACCCTCTCagtatatatactccctccgttccaagataagtgaccataaacttttcggcacggaatttaaaaaaataaggttttattagtaaagtgaaaagtgaataaagtaatagagttaataaactaaagagaaaaaaataagagagagagtaccaaaaaaggaaatgagtcacttatcttgggacgttccaaaaaagaatatgagtcacttatcttggaacggagggagtatgtttaaCTCTTAattctttgaaatttaatttttgaagcagtatctcaaattattattttttaatttaactcGCGACGAATGATTTAGATTTTACATACTCCATATATGTAATACTCAACTTTGCATAACGTAAATGTTCAAGAATGAGAGCACTATTAATTAGAATCTCTAATTTGATTCCATTATTCAGtgcaatatattttgtttattttcatattttatttaatttgtaacatTCGTCTtgaattttgttattaatcATGAGTTacactaattatgcatttttccGCGATGTATCACCGAAACACTAGTTATATGTTATTTGTAggaattaatttgaatttaaattatactcctacttttatgaaaaatagtttcatttgttaatggcacgagttttaataatatattaatatagcacgagaaggagaaaaatggataaagtaggagggaagaagaaaaaatggataaaatatgcgaaaaagttttatttgaaatgagactattttccGTGGACactcaaaatgataaaaatagattatttttcgtggacggtaGTAGAATTTTGGAACTGGGGTTGGCATGTCCTTGTAGCAATTAATTGGGTATTCTATGTGCCTATGTGTGAGGCTGTGAGCGATATAACAATTTTGAACATTACTATAGCGGTTAACAACATTTATGATAATATCAGATGTAACAACCCTTTTTCTAGTTTGGGAAAATGGGACAATAAA is a window from the Salvia hispanica cultivar TCC Black 2014 chromosome 1, UniMelb_Shisp_WGS_1.0, whole genome shotgun sequence genome containing:
- the LOC125202155 gene encoding 1-aminocyclopropane-1-carboxylate synthase 3, translated to MTLSKKATCNSHGQDSSYFLGWEEYEKNPYDQLHNPNGIIQMGLAENQLSFDLLESWLAANPDAASFKRDGQSIFRELALFQDYHGLPAFKNAMVKFMSEIRGNKVKFNPNKLVLTAGATSANETLIFCLANPGEAVLLPTPYYPGFDRDLKWRTGVEIVPIHCTSSNGFRITGPALEEAYQTAQKRNLKVKGVLVTNPSNPLGITLTRTELDLLVDFIDQKGIHLISDEIYSGTVFDSPSFVSIMEVLINRNYINTDVWDRVHIVYSLSKDLGLPGFRVGAIYSNDDMVVAAATKMSSFGLVSSQTQYLLSAMLSDDKFAPNYVVENQKRLKDRHAMLVRGLKAIGISCLKSNAGLFCWVDMRHLLTANTFQAEIDLWKKIVYEVGLNISPGSSCHCHEPGWFRVCFANMSEDTLNRAVQRMKAFVETARAGFSQNQTRSGSRRKAFTKWVFRLSFQDRDGRER